Proteins encoded within one genomic window of Bacillus sp. 1NLA3E:
- a CDS encoding M42 family metallopeptidase, with protein sequence MNEQTLKLFQTLTELPGAPGNEHAVRQFMKEELRKYSDEVVQDKLGSIFGIKKGEASGPTIMVAGHMDEVGFMVTAITENGMIRFQPLGGWWSQVLLAQRVQIITNNGPIIGVIGSIPPHLLDEGTKNKPMEIKNMLIDIGADDHEDAIKIGIKPGQQILPICPFTPMANNKKILAKAWDNRYGCGLAIELLQELKDEKLPNILYSGATVQEEVGLRGAQTAANMIKPDLFFALDASPANDMTGDKKEFGHLGKGVLLRILDRTMVTHRGIREFILDTAETHHVPYQYFASQGGTDAGRVHMSNEGIPSAVIGVCSRYIHTHASIIHVDDYAAAKELLIKLVKTCDQSTVDTIRQNY encoded by the coding sequence ATGAACGAACAGACGTTAAAACTTTTTCAAACATTAACGGAACTACCAGGAGCACCTGGTAATGAACATGCAGTTCGTCAATTTATGAAAGAGGAATTAAGGAAATATAGTGATGAAGTGGTACAAGATAAACTTGGCAGTATTTTTGGAATAAAAAAAGGTGAAGCATCAGGCCCAACCATTATGGTGGCCGGTCATATGGATGAAGTTGGCTTTATGGTCACCGCCATAACTGAAAACGGAATGATCCGCTTTCAGCCTCTTGGTGGATGGTGGAGTCAGGTATTATTAGCTCAGCGAGTTCAAATCATCACCAACAATGGCCCTATTATCGGGGTAATCGGTTCAATCCCACCGCATCTTCTTGATGAAGGAACAAAAAATAAACCAATGGAAATTAAAAATATGCTAATTGATATTGGTGCAGACGACCATGAAGATGCTATCAAGATTGGTATTAAGCCCGGCCAACAAATTTTACCGATTTGTCCATTTACACCGATGGCTAATAATAAAAAGATTTTAGCTAAGGCATGGGATAATCGCTACGGCTGTGGTTTAGCAATTGAATTGCTTCAAGAACTCAAAGATGAAAAACTCCCAAATATTCTTTATTCCGGAGCGACTGTTCAAGAGGAAGTTGGGCTAAGAGGTGCACAAACAGCAGCAAACATGATTAAACCAGATCTATTTTTTGCACTTGATGCCAGCCCTGCTAATGACATGACTGGAGATAAAAAGGAATTTGGCCATTTAGGCAAAGGAGTATTACTAAGAATACTTGACCGCACAATGGTGACACACCGCGGTATAAGAGAATTTATTCTTGACACAGCTGAAACACATCATGTTCCATATCAATATTTCGCTTCCCAGGGTGGAACAGATGCAGGACGAGTTCATATGTCAAATGAAGGAATTCCAAGTGCTGTAATTGGAGTTTGTTCTCGCTATATTCATACACACGCTTCCATTATTCATGTAGATGATTACGCTGCTGCAAAAGAATTATTGATTAAGCTTGTAAAAACTTGTGATCAATCTACAGTTGATACGATCCGTCAAAATTATTAA
- a CDS encoding YtzH-like family protein, with translation MPLDHQDQVNLLKDILNNHQSDCCGSISECEQLERLVKSLMVNSNINTDVKTVLQEIYDYSQHGVQTQHLDQHIESNQQRLSEWVSDIDQYS, from the coding sequence ATGCCATTAGATCATCAAGATCAAGTAAATTTATTAAAAGATATCTTAAACAATCATCAATCGGATTGTTGTGGATCTATCTCAGAATGTGAACAATTAGAACGATTGGTCAAATCGTTGATGGTAAATTCTAATATAAATACTGATGTAAAAACAGTTTTGCAAGAAATTTATGATTACAGTCAACACGGCGTACAAACTCAACATCTTGATCAACATATTGAATCGAACCAACAACGTTTATCAGAATGGGTTAGTGATATTGACCAATACTCTTAA
- a CDS encoding thioredoxin family protein produces the protein MEKLESYEQYTELRDNGKHIFLFSADWCPDCRVIEPVLPDIEAKFSDYTFVYTDRDQFIDLCVELDIFGIPSFIAFEDGRELGRFVSKDRKTQEEIENFIAGLK, from the coding sequence ATGGAAAAATTAGAATCATATGAGCAATATACTGAACTGCGGGATAATGGAAAGCATATCTTTTTATTTTCTGCTGATTGGTGTCCAGATTGTCGTGTAATTGAACCAGTATTACCAGACATTGAAGCAAAATTCTCGGATTATACATTTGTCTATACAGATCGTGACCAATTTATTGATTTATGTGTTGAATTGGACATTTTTGGAATCCCAAGTTTTATTGCGTTTGAAGATGGGCGTGAGCTAGGACGTTTTGTTAGTAAGGATCGCAAAACCCAAGAGGAAATTGAAAATTTTATCGCTGGACTAAAATAA
- a CDS encoding DUF84 family protein: MKIIIGTKNPAKIEAVKQIFTNNHYEFEAINVASGVSEQPFSDEETIKGAINRAKQALILGKGQIGIGLEGGVEDTVFGLFLCNWGALVSENEQPLIAGGARILLPEEVADRLRKGEELGPVMDDFTKKKNIRKNEGAIGIFTNGIIPRADMFSHVTKLLFGQYQYRENITK, translated from the coding sequence ATGAAAATCATTATTGGAACAAAAAATCCAGCAAAGATAGAGGCTGTTAAGCAAATATTTACAAACAACCATTATGAATTTGAAGCCATAAACGTAGCATCAGGTGTTAGTGAACAACCCTTTTCAGATGAAGAAACAATAAAGGGGGCTATTAACCGGGCTAAGCAAGCATTAATTTTAGGAAAGGGCCAAATTGGAATTGGACTTGAAGGTGGAGTGGAAGATACAGTCTTTGGACTGTTCTTATGTAATTGGGGGGCTCTCGTCTCCGAAAATGAGCAACCTTTAATCGCTGGAGGAGCAAGAATATTACTTCCTGAAGAGGTCGCAGATCGATTAAGAAAAGGAGAAGAACTTGGTCCAGTTATGGACGATTTTACAAAAAAGAAAAATATCCGAAAGAATGAAGGAGCAATAGGGATCTTTACAAATGGAATCATTCCAAGGGCTGACATGTTTTCCCATGTAACAAAGCTCTTATTTGGGCAGTATCAATATCGTGAAAATATCACAAAATAA
- a CDS encoding phosphotransferase family protein, whose protein sequence is MEHIFGQEWEIVPAGGATGKAFFAQHEEQKLFLKRNSSPFLAVLSAEGLVPKLVWTKRLETGDVITAQQWLNGRELTPTEMNHEKVAKLLRKIHQSEPLKGMLSRLGKAPLNPEPFFQKVQDGLDQELMQIPSVKKSTEFLAMEVHKVECDQFVVCHGDVNHNNWLLGNNNQLYLIDWDGAMIGDPAIDLGLLLYWYIPKKEWQKWLELYGIQVTDHLKLRMKWYVLAHTLSSIQWHKRKARFPEMKRWIEYLDKIL, encoded by the coding sequence TTGGAGCATATATTTGGACAAGAATGGGAAATTGTTCCTGCAGGAGGGGCAACTGGAAAAGCCTTTTTTGCTCAACATGAAGAACAAAAGCTTTTTTTAAAACGAAATTCCTCTCCATTTTTAGCCGTTTTATCGGCTGAAGGGCTCGTCCCGAAATTGGTTTGGACTAAGAGGTTGGAGACTGGGGATGTTATTACAGCTCAGCAATGGTTAAATGGTAGAGAGTTAACGCCAACCGAAATGAATCATGAAAAAGTAGCAAAACTATTAAGAAAGATTCATCAATCAGAACCATTAAAAGGAATGTTGAGCAGACTTGGAAAGGCCCCGTTAAATCCTGAACCATTTTTTCAAAAGGTACAAGACGGATTGGACCAAGAATTAATGCAAATTCCTTCAGTGAAAAAATCTACTGAGTTTTTGGCAATGGAAGTTCACAAAGTTGAGTGTGACCAATTTGTCGTTTGTCATGGTGATGTAAATCATAACAACTGGTTGCTTGGCAATAACAACCAGCTGTACTTAATTGATTGGGACGGAGCAATGATTGGTGATCCAGCCATTGATTTAGGATTGTTGTTATACTGGTATATTCCTAAAAAAGAGTGGCAAAAATGGTTAGAACTCTATGGGATTCAAGTTACAGACCATTTAAAGCTGAGGATGAAGTGGTATGTATTAGCACACACCTTATCATCCATTCAATGGCATAAAAGGAAAGCACGATTTCCAGAAATGAAAAGATGGATTGAATACTTAGATAAGATTCTTTAA
- a CDS encoding PepSY domain-containing protein, with protein sequence MNWKSFLMGVGSGLAGGITAYYLFQKGHTQTVTPEKVLEKIKTTFKEQGPILGSWIHMEAEPYVKDKIQYRVYKGGISKKVDDETKQFEFIADATTGTILSVQQL encoded by the coding sequence TTGAATTGGAAGTCATTTTTAATGGGGGTTGGCTCTGGACTTGCTGGGGGAATAACTGCATATTATCTTTTTCAGAAGGGACACACCCAGACGGTAACGCCAGAAAAAGTCCTTGAGAAGATAAAAACGACCTTTAAAGAACAAGGACCGATTCTTGGTTCCTGGATTCACATGGAAGCTGAACCATATGTAAAAGATAAAATACAATATCGTGTATATAAAGGCGGTATTTCCAAAAAAGTAGACGATGAAACAAAACAATTTGAATTTATTGCCGATGCAACCACCGGAACCATATTATCTGTTCAACAACTATAA
- the trmB gene encoding tRNA (guanosine(46)-N7)-methyltransferase TrmB — protein MRLRNKPWAKDKLDQYPQYVISGPELLKGKWNGVFDKVQPIHIEIGTGRGRFVTEMAKANPEINYLGIEVQQSVIVTALDRLIEAELPNIKLLNVNAGDVTEFFEKGEVERIYLNFSDPWPKSRHAKRRLTYKTFLKQYEEILINQGEIHFKTDNQGLFEYSLKSFSEYGLLLQYVSLDLHNSNFEGNIMTEYEEKFSKKGHRIFRSEVKYR, from the coding sequence ATGAGATTACGAAATAAACCATGGGCAAAAGATAAATTAGATCAGTATCCTCAGTATGTCATTTCAGGGCCAGAATTATTAAAAGGAAAATGGAATGGTGTATTTGACAAGGTTCAGCCAATTCATATTGAAATTGGTACAGGAAGAGGTCGCTTTGTTACGGAGATGGCGAAAGCTAATCCGGAAATTAATTATTTGGGAATTGAGGTTCAACAAAGTGTGATCGTAACGGCATTGGACCGGTTGATCGAGGCTGAGCTTCCCAATATAAAGCTGCTTAATGTGAATGCTGGTGATGTAACGGAGTTCTTTGAAAAGGGAGAAGTCGAGCGGATTTATTTAAATTTTTCTGATCCGTGGCCTAAAAGTCGCCATGCAAAGCGACGTTTAACTTACAAAACCTTTTTGAAACAGTACGAAGAAATTTTGATCAATCAAGGAGAAATCCATTTTAAAACGGATAATCAGGGGTTGTTTGAATACTCTCTTAAGAGCTTTTCTGAATATGGATTGCTGTTACAGTATGTCAGCCTAGATCTCCACAACAGCAATTTTGAAGGGAATATCATGACAGAATACGAAGAGAAATTTTCAAAAAAAGGCCATCGCATATTCCGATCAGAAGTAAAATATCGATAA
- the pulA gene encoding type I pullulanase, giving the protein MSTVDRLFYAYLDEMNVITILLPKMYHYGISTLFFLIDGKNQKQNLDIQEILPLGNEIKYICTPEFEPEIGIQNWIVDEHGGKSDLQIGSVIRTQEFDQLFFYEGKDLGVTFSTEKVTFKLWAPTATMVKVKLTTPSQDQTEEFIMNRGKKGVWSIEKMGDFERFQYSFLVCVNRVWREAVDPYAVAVTANGTHGVIVDLNKTRSFLSTTKLDLPQLYSPLDAIVYETHIRDFTIHPSSGVRNKGTYLGAAETDTIGKDGELTCLSYVKNLGVTHIELLPFNDFAGVDELAVKKEYNWGYNPLHFNVPEGSFSSNPNNPYARINELKALIETIHQQGIRVIMDVVYNHVFIREQASFEKIVPGYFFRHDQFGMPSNGTGVGNDIASERLMVRKMIVDSIDFWMKEYQVDGFRFDLMGILDIDTMNEVRKKVDETDYTALIIGEGWDLNTPIPGEKKANIRNQKKLPRIAQFNDWFRDSIKGSTFNLYDRGFALGNEHFYDAAKQVLAGSIGTEKATQGIFLEPIQTVNYIESHDNHTLWDKLTVCCQGSDHETRKKRHRLATAMVIFSQGIPFIHSGQEFFRTKKGIGNSYQSPDEINWLDWDRKSFYHNHVDFIKGIIEIRKSHRAFRLPEAKAIREHVTFLDFPKPLIGYFLKEVGQYGKWESILVLFNPTLQCMRVSLPKEGAWNVLVEEHKASILSIGITSSSHYLIQPLSVSVLVQ; this is encoded by the coding sequence ATGAGTACCGTTGATCGTTTATTCTATGCTTACTTGGATGAAATGAACGTCATTACCATTCTCCTCCCTAAAATGTATCACTACGGCATTTCGACCTTGTTTTTTTTAATAGACGGAAAGAATCAGAAGCAAAACCTTGATATTCAGGAAATTCTCCCATTAGGTAACGAAATAAAGTATATTTGCACACCAGAGTTTGAACCTGAAATTGGCATTCAAAATTGGATTGTTGATGAACATGGAGGAAAATCCGATCTTCAAATCGGTTCCGTTATTCGTACACAAGAGTTTGATCAGCTTTTTTTTTATGAAGGTAAAGATTTAGGGGTAACTTTTTCCACGGAAAAAGTTACTTTCAAACTCTGGGCTCCGACTGCAACTATGGTAAAAGTAAAGTTGACAACTCCAAGTCAAGACCAGACAGAAGAATTTATCATGAATCGAGGCAAAAAAGGGGTTTGGTCGATTGAAAAAATGGGGGATTTTGAAAGGTTTCAATATTCCTTTCTTGTTTGTGTAAATAGAGTTTGGAGAGAAGCGGTGGATCCATACGCAGTAGCCGTAACCGCAAATGGGACCCATGGTGTTATTGTTGATCTTAATAAAACAAGGTCCTTTCTATCCACGACCAAGCTTGACCTGCCCCAACTTTATAGTCCCCTTGATGCAATTGTTTACGAAACACATATAAGAGATTTTACGATTCATCCATCAAGTGGAGTTAGAAATAAAGGAACATACCTTGGGGCTGCAGAAACGGACACAATCGGTAAAGATGGAGAATTAACTTGTTTGTCTTATGTCAAAAACCTAGGTGTTACTCATATAGAATTGTTACCATTTAATGATTTTGCTGGTGTGGATGAGTTAGCAGTCAAGAAAGAATATAATTGGGGCTATAATCCGCTCCATTTTAATGTTCCAGAAGGAAGTTTTTCTAGCAATCCAAATAATCCTTATGCAAGAATTAATGAACTCAAAGCATTGATAGAGACAATTCATCAGCAAGGTATCCGGGTCATAATGGATGTAGTATACAATCATGTTTTTATCCGTGAGCAAGCTTCTTTCGAAAAAATAGTTCCTGGCTACTTTTTTCGCCATGACCAGTTTGGGATGCCTTCAAACGGAACTGGAGTCGGAAACGATATCGCATCAGAACGGTTAATGGTAAGGAAAATGATCGTTGACTCTATTGATTTTTGGATGAAAGAATACCAAGTTGATGGATTTCGTTTTGACTTAATGGGAATTCTTGATATAGATACGATGAACGAAGTGAGAAAGAAAGTGGATGAAACTGACTATACGGCTCTGATAATCGGTGAGGGGTGGGACTTGAATACGCCTATTCCAGGAGAAAAAAAGGCGAATATTCGAAATCAAAAAAAGCTACCAAGAATTGCCCAATTTAATGATTGGTTCCGTGATTCCATTAAAGGGAGTACCTTTAATTTATATGACCGTGGTTTTGCACTAGGGAATGAACATTTTTATGATGCCGCTAAGCAAGTGTTAGCGGGGAGTATTGGAACAGAAAAGGCAACACAGGGGATTTTTCTTGAACCCATTCAAACCGTTAATTATATTGAATCACATGATAACCATACACTTTGGGATAAGTTAACAGTGTGTTGTCAAGGAAGTGATCATGAAACCCGAAAAAAACGCCATCGGCTGGCTACTGCCATGGTAATATTCTCTCAAGGCATCCCTTTTATCCACAGTGGTCAAGAATTTTTTCGAACAAAAAAGGGAATAGGCAATAGCTATCAATCTCCTGATGAAATAAACTGGCTTGATTGGGATAGAAAATCCTTTTATCATAATCATGTGGATTTTATAAAAGGCATTATAGAAATAAGGAAATCTCACCGGGCTTTTAGACTTCCAGAAGCAAAGGCAATTCGAGAACATGTAACATTTCTAGATTTCCCGAAACCACTGATAGGTTATTTTTTAAAGGAAGTAGGTCAGTATGGGAAATGGGAATCTATCTTGGTATTGTTCAATCCAACACTTCAATGTATGAGAGTCAGCCTTCCTAAAGAAGGGGCATGGAATGTTTTGGTAGAAGAACATAAAGCAAGCATTTTATCAATTGGGATAACAAGTTCTAGTCACTATTTAATACAGCCTTTGAGCGTATCTGTACTCGTTCAATAA